The Paraburkholderia dioscoreae DNA window TCTGGATGCTCCGCTGCACGCGTTTGGTGTTCCGCTCGAACAGCAGATAAACGGCATAGGCATACACATAGCACAGGGCGAGCATGCCCAGCAGCACTAGCGCGCCGCGGGCATCGAACTGGATACGCTGCCCGAATCCGACCGCGGCGACGAATAGAATGAACGAGAAATGCGTCAGATACAGTGAATACGAGAACCCGGAAAACCGTATCGCGATACGCGACAGCGGCGCCGGATGCAGCCGGACGTTTTCCCAGAGAATGCAGCGCAGGAATATGAAGCACGGCACGCCGACGATCCAGTCGTTACTCCACAGGAACAAACGCGAGCACACCAGCGCCGCGACAAACACTGCACCGCTCGCGAGCGTGAACCAGGGCAAGCCCGTACGCGCGCTGCGCGCCGGAAAGCGCTTTTCCAGTACCACCAGGACGACGCCGAGCAGCCATAGTCCGAACCCGCTCAGAAGCGACGGGAACACAATCATCGTGGCGAGTGCGAACGCCGCAGCGGCGAAGGCGCCGAAACCGCGACGCTGGCGCAATAGCACGAAACACGCTGGAAACCAGAGGTAATACCAGAACTCGTTGGCAAGGCTCCACAGCGGCCCATTGGAGCCATAAGTACCGCACGCCAAGGTCTGCAGGAACACGAGATTGCAGGCCAGCGTCGCCGCGCCGAGATGCGACGCGACGTTGATCTGCTGATCGAACGTCCCTTCGGTGCCGAGATAGAATGGTCCGCCCGCCAGCGCGATGCCCATGCGATCCCAAAACATTGTCAGCAGCAGTGCGGGAATCAGCACGATCCACAACCGCGACATGCGCTCGGTCAGATAGCGCTGCCAGTTCCATGTCCCGGCCTCGACCTGGCGCAACACCGAACCGCCCACGAAGTATCCGCTCAGCAGAAAAAACACGATCACCGCAGTGTGGCCGTAGTTGCTGACAAAATAGAACGCCTTGCCCGCCAGCCCGATTCCGGCACTTGAACGGTAGTCGACGAACATGAGATTGCGCAGATGACTCACACATACCGTGCCTGCCGCCAATGCGCGGATCAGGTCCAAAGTGTCGCAATGCTGTTTGCCGGTGGGCGCCATGTGAGTCTGAACTGGACAGAGAAGTTGTCCATCAAACTACGGCTCACCCTGCTTTTATTCGGTACGTTCGCCCACATTGCCTATGAGACAGGCGGGCTATCCGTCGGAATACGGCGAGGCCCCTCATCGAACCGCAAACGGTTCACGAGGTTCAGAAACGCGCTTCGATCTGCCTGATTCTCTGTTCGACCGCGTGACGCACCAGTCCATTCGAAGGCACCAGCAACAGCGACGAAGCGATGATCTGATACACCTTATTGCGCCGTACCTTGGACACTTTCTGCGGATCGAGCCAGGCGTCGTTGTCCACCAGCAGGATCAGCGTCTCCAGACCGATCAGAATCGGCCACAGGCTCGCGAGGCGCAGCCGTACGGCAGACGCGGGAATGGCCAGCGTATAGTCGAGAGCTTCGCGGAAATGATCCACGGTCTTGCGCAGAAGCTCGATCATCAACGGCCGGGCACGCACGGAGTTGCCCGGCAACAGCAGGTCTTGCGCGCTTAGACCATATCGGTCGAGCATGGTCTGCGGAAGGTAGCAGCGGCCGATCCGCAAATCCTTGCCGCAATCACGCAACACGTTGGTCATCTGCAGCGCCTTACCGAAACGCACGCCGCGCCGCGCCATGATCTCGGGCCGTTCCTTCAGCGTGCCCGGCATGTGCGCGTAAGTCATCGTGGTCCAGAATTCGCCCACGCAACCCGCCACCAGATACGTGTAGCGGTCGAGCTCGTCGTATTCGCGCAGCGCCGCGATCTGGCCGGAACGTTCGTCGGGGAAAGTGCGAAGGTCGAACTCCATGCCTTCGGTCAGCGTCGATACGATCTCGCGCACCGCCTCGCGGTCGAATTCGCTCAGTTGCGACAGCACGTCGAGCGCGGGGCCGAGCGATTCGAGCAGGACTTTCTCATCCGACTGGACCTGCTGCCCCGCCACTTCGGCGGCCATGCGCTGGAACAGCGCGGCGTCGTCTGTTGCGCCGTTCACCTGTTCGCGCAGCGATAGCAGCAGGGCAAGCCGCCGTTGGGGCGCGATCAGCGAGGTGTCCGCAATCGTGTCGGCCGCACGCGCCAACAGGTAGGCAAGTCCGATTGGATCGCGCATCCCGGCGGGCAGCACGCGCAGCGTGAGATAGAAGGAGCGTGAAACGCCTTTCAGGAGCGGGCCGAGAAGAAAGGCCCGGGTCGGATTCGGCATGGATGGGATCAGGTCAGGATTGGCGAAAAGCGGGCAAGAATCTGGCGCTGCCGAATTGTATACGGCGCGGCGCTCCCGCTCTCCTTCCCGTCATCTTGCACGGATGAAAGACTTGCCTGCATGCCGGCGCTCAGCACGGGCCGTCGCGCCCATTCGCCACACCTCCCGCATGCGCCGCCCGGTTATTGCCGTTCGCCAAGCCAGCCGCTGCCAGGTAGAATCCCCCTGCATCCATGCCGATGTGCAGCGTTGCCGTCCCGCAGCGGGAACGCGAATTGCTGGCGTATGTAGTTTGAGCAACAGACGGTTCGGGTACGAGCTGTCGCTTTTGCACACCTTGAATGACACTTCGACAATGACTATCCACGAATCTCCGACGTCTTCCCGATCCAATGTCGAAACGGGCGTCCCCGGTTTCGACGAGATCCTGGGCGGAGGTCTGGTCCGCGGCGGCGTCTACCTGCTGGAAGGCATGGCGGGCGCCGGCAAGACGATTCTGTCGAGCCAGATTGGTTTTCATCGTGTAAGCCAGGGCGAGAAGGTGCTGTATATGACCTTGATCGCCGAATCGCACGACAAGCTGCTCGGGCATCTCAAGGGTCTGAGCTTCTTCGACGAGAACGCGGTCGCACAGCAGATGCTGTTCGTGTCCGGCTATCACGAACTGATGCAGGACGGTCTCGACGGCTTCCTCAAGCTGATCGCGTCGAGCATTTATGACTACCGGCCGAGCCTGATGATTATCGACGGCTTTCGCAGCGCGCGCGAATTCAGCGAAACCGAGTTGTCGCTGTCGAAGTTCATTCATGAGCTGAACGCGCTGGTCGCGGCTATGGATTGCACGACCTTGCTGCTCGCCCCGCTCTCCGGTAACGAACCGCATCCGGAACATACGCTGGTCGACGGCCTGATCGAACTGAACCGGTACAGCGACGGCATGCGCCGCGCGCGCGAAATCGAAGTCCACAAGATGCGCGCGCGCAATCACCTGATGGGCAAGCATTTCTTCCGCATTGCCGAAAGCGGCCTGTTGATGTTCCCGCGTCTCGAAGCGCAATGTGCCGTGCAGCCGGGTCCGGTGGATCTGAAAACGCGCCTCGGGTTCGGCCTGCCGCATCTCGACGCCCTGCTCGGCGGCGGCTTTGCGCGAGGCTCCACGACTACGCTGATCGGCCCGTCGGGCGTCGGCAAGACGCTGCTCTGCCTGCAATTTCTCGCCGCCGGCATCGCGCGTGGCGAACGCTGTGTGTATCTGGGCTTCTACGAAGGACCGCAGCGGTTGATCGGCAAAGCCGAGGCTGTGTCGATCGGGCTTACCGAAGCTCATGAGGACGGCCGGCTCGTGATCCAGTGGCAGCCCGCCATTGAGCTCGCCGTCGACGAACTCGCGGCCACCGCACTCGCCACGGTCAGGAAGATCGGCGCGTCGCGCATCGTCATTGACGGCGTAGAAGGATTCCGCGATTCGGCGTTGCGCACCGAGCGCTTCGGCCTCTTTCTGAATGCGCTGCTGCACCAGCTTCGCGAAGCCTGCGTCACCACCTTGCTGACAGAAGAGCTGCCGCTTTACGCCGATTCCAGCCATGCGAAAAGCGTGCGGGTCTCGGCGCTGACCGAAAATCTCCTGCTGCTGCGCTACGCCGAAACGGAGGCGGGTCTGCGGCGCATGATTTCCGTGGTCAAGCAGCGTGAAAGCGCCCACGACACTTCCTTGCGAGAGCTCGTGATTTCGTCTCAGGGTCTCGACGTGGTCGAAAACCTGGGGAACCCCGCCAGCGCGTACCCGGCAACAGGCCTGTCGGCCACGCTGCCACCGCGACGAAATACGTAGCCGCCCATGAAAACCATCCTGGTCGTGGACGACGAGTTCGACATTCTCACGGTATGGCGGCTACTGTTGGAACGGCACGGCTACACCGTGATGGTCGCGTCGAACGGGGCCGCCGCACTCGAACAGATACGCAAGACGCGGCCCGACATCATCGTGTCGGACTGCATGATGCCGGTCATGTCGGGGCTGCAATTGTGCGCGGCGCTGAACGCCGACCCCGATCTGCGCGCCATTCCGATCATTCTGTGCAGCGCGGCCGCGGATATCCCCGTGCAGCCGAATCCGACCATCGAATACGCACGCAAGCCGCTTTCGTTCGACACACTGCTGGCGATGCTTCAGCGCATGGCCGTATAAAGCGGCGCCGGACCGCTGACCTGGCGGGCTGCAGCGCTTGCTGCGAGCGCGCCCGTCCACAACCTCTTTCTCCTTGCGAGAACATCCGGGCTACACGGAAAACCGCGACGAAACGCAACGCCGCAAAAATCCTCCACCCGACCGCTTCCAGCATCTTGAGACGATCGCGCCATTTGTTGAGCGTGCCCAGCGTTCCGCGTTTTGCCACCGCCTTTTACAGTACGCCATCGATCGCGCGAAGCCGGAACAGTGGAGCGCGACGCAATTTTCGGAGGATCGGTGATGAACAGCAATCGTGGGACGATTCCAGTTGCTTTCTTCGGAATCGCAGTGGGCGCGCTGGCGTTCGCCAACTTGTGGCGCGTAGCGATCAGGCTCTGGCACCTGCCGGCCGCCATCGGCACCTTGATGACGGTGGCCGCGCTCGTCGTGTGGCTGGTGATTCTGGCGGCATACGGCCAGAAGTGGCTGACGCATGCCGCCGAAGCCCGCGCGGAAATGCAGCATCCTGTGCAATCGTCGTTTGCGGCGCTCGGCCCCGTTTCGAGTCTGCTGGCCGCGCAGCTTCTCCAGCCGTACGCGCACACTTTGGCGCTCGCGCTGTTCGGCGTGGCCGTGGTCGCGCAACTCGCGCTCGGCGTGTATTTGCATGGACGGCTCTGGCAGGGCGGGCGCAAGCCCGAACTGGTGACACCTGCCATTTATCTGCCGACCGTGGCACCGAGCTTCGTGGCGGGCACGGCTGCGGCCGCCTTCGGGTTCCATCAACTGGGCGGGCTTTTTTTCGGGGTGGGTCTGTTGTCGTGGCTCGCGATCGAATCGCTGATCCTGCACCGCGCCGCCGTGCATGAACCGCTGCCCGACGCATTGCGCCCGTTGCTGGGCGTGCAACTCGCGCCGCCGGTGGTGGGAGGCGTGACCTATCTGAGCCTGAGCAGCGGCACGCCCGACCTGTTCGCCCTGGCCCTGCTAGGTTACGGCCTGTACCAGGCGCTGTTGCTGCTGCGTCTGCTGCCGTGGATTCGCCAACAGGCTTTCGTGCCGGGTTACTGGGCCTTCAGCTTCGGCGTAGCAGCACTGCCCACAATGGTCCTTCGGATGGTCGAACGAGGCGCGACGGGTCCGGTCGAATGGGCCGCGCCGGGTCTGTTCATCGCGGCGAATCTGATCATCGCGATTCTGGTGGTGAAGACGCTGGGTTTGCTGGTGCATGGCAAGCTGATTCCCGCCACGGCCACTGCGGCCGCCGGTTCGCGGCCCGCATCGCAGGCACCGGCCGCTTCACGTATCGTACGGGCCGGCTAGCTCCCCGGAACGGATGGAGCGAGGCTATCGGAATTCGGCCGGCCGCTGACAAACGATGATAAGTTAGTCAACTCAAAAGAAAACCTTATGCCTTCGCCATGCGACCGTATCTTCCGTTGAACGCGCTGCGCGCTTTCGAATCGTCCGCGCGGCATCTGAGTTTCACGCGCGCGGCGCTCGAACTGAACGTCACCCAGGCCGCCGTCAGCCAGCAGGTCAGAACCCTGGAGGAGCGGCTCGGCACTGCACTTTTCAAGCGTCTGCCGCGCGGCCTTGCCATGACCGATGAAGGTCTCGCGCTGCGTCCCGTGTTGACCGATGCGTTCGATCGTATCGAAGCCGTACTCAAGCAATTCGAAGGTGGCCACTTTCACGAGGTGCTGACGGTCGGCGTAGTGGGCACGTTCGCGGTGGGCTGGCTGATGCCGCGCCTGAAGTCGTTTCGCGACGCGCATCCGTTCGTCGAACTGCGCCTGCTCACGAACAACAATCTGGTCGATCTCGCGACCGAAGGTCTCGACTTCGCGATCCGCTTCGGCGACGGCACGTGGCCCGGTTCGCTCGCAACCCGCCTGCTCGACGCGCCGCTCGCGCTGCTATGTACGCCGGAGATCGCCGCGCGTCTGTCGAAGCCGGAGGATCTCGCCAACGAGACCTTGCTGCGCTCCTATCGCGCCGACGACTGGATCAGCTGGTTCGCGGCCGCTGGCATTCCGCCGCGGCCGATTCGCGGACCGGTGTTCGATTCGTCGCGATTGATGGTGGAAGCGGCGATGCAGGGCGCGGGTATCGCGCTCGCACCCGCATTGATGTTCGATCACGAGATCAACACAGGCCGGCTTGTGCACCCGTTCGAGGTGGAGGTTCATGCCGGCAGTTACTGGCTGACTTGGTTGAAGGGCAAACCCATTACACCGGCGATGCTGCTGTTCAATCGGTGGATCATCAAGGAGGCGGCCGCACAGGCGCCGAATTAGCCGGCTAGCAAAGCACCGTGCGGCGATGGCCGTTCATTGCGGGCCGTTCGGCTTGCGGCGGGAACACATTCCACGAGCCGTCGTCATGACGGAAGAAGAAGATCGACAGCAGCCCGCCAGGCCGCAAAGCTTCCACGCACACATAGCGCTGATGCTGCGATGCGCGGTGGCAGAACTGCACGACGCGCGCGGGCATCGACGGGGTCGGGGCGAGCCATTTGTCCACAGCCCAATGCAAGCTCTTTTCTGCGGCAGCCATGATGTTCTCCTTGAATACCTGAATCACTGAAAATGAGGGGTGCCCGTTCACGCCATCCGCACGGAACCCTGAGCGCCCTTCGCAC harbors:
- a CDS encoding acyltransferase family protein encodes the protein MAPTGKQHCDTLDLIRALAAGTVCVSHLRNLMFVDYRSSAGIGLAGKAFYFVSNYGHTAVIVFFLLSGYFVGGSVLRQVEAGTWNWQRYLTERMSRLWIVLIPALLLTMFWDRMGIALAGGPFYLGTEGTFDQQINVASHLGAATLACNLVFLQTLACGTYGSNGPLWSLANEFWYYLWFPACFVLLRQRRGFGAFAAAAFALATMIVFPSLLSGFGLWLLGVVLVVLEKRFPARSARTGLPWFTLASGAVFVAALVCSRLFLWSNDWIVGVPCFIFLRCILWENVRLHPAPLSRIAIRFSGFSYSLYLTHFSFILFVAAVGFGQRIQFDARGALVLLGMLALCYVYAYAVYLLFERNTKRVQRSIQKFRFLRTAPGPVAPRGGSRGSIG
- a CDS encoding phytoene/squalene synthase family protein, translating into MPNPTRAFLLGPLLKGVSRSFYLTLRVLPAGMRDPIGLAYLLARAADTIADTSLIAPQRRLALLLSLREQVNGATDDAALFQRMAAEVAGQQVQSDEKVLLESLGPALDVLSQLSEFDREAVREIVSTLTEGMEFDLRTFPDERSGQIAALREYDELDRYTYLVAGCVGEFWTTMTYAHMPGTLKERPEIMARRGVRFGKALQMTNVLRDCGKDLRIGRCYLPQTMLDRYGLSAQDLLLPGNSVRARPLMIELLRKTVDHFREALDYTLAIPASAVRLRLASLWPILIGLETLILLVDNDAWLDPQKVSKVRRNKVYQIIASSLLLVPSNGLVRHAVEQRIRQIEARF
- a CDS encoding ATPase domain-containing protein — translated: MTIHESPTSSRSNVETGVPGFDEILGGGLVRGGVYLLEGMAGAGKTILSSQIGFHRVSQGEKVLYMTLIAESHDKLLGHLKGLSFFDENAVAQQMLFVSGYHELMQDGLDGFLKLIASSIYDYRPSLMIIDGFRSAREFSETELSLSKFIHELNALVAAMDCTTLLLAPLSGNEPHPEHTLVDGLIELNRYSDGMRRAREIEVHKMRARNHLMGKHFFRIAESGLLMFPRLEAQCAVQPGPVDLKTRLGFGLPHLDALLGGGFARGSTTTLIGPSGVGKTLLCLQFLAAGIARGERCVYLGFYEGPQRLIGKAEAVSIGLTEAHEDGRLVIQWQPAIELAVDELAATALATVRKIGASRIVIDGVEGFRDSALRTERFGLFLNALLHQLREACVTTLLTEELPLYADSSHAKSVRVSALTENLLLLRYAETEAGLRRMISVVKQRESAHDTSLRELVISSQGLDVVENLGNPASAYPATGLSATLPPRRNT
- a CDS encoding response regulator, giving the protein MKTILVVDDEFDILTVWRLLLERHGYTVMVASNGAAALEQIRKTRPDIIVSDCMMPVMSGLQLCAALNADPDLRAIPIILCSAAADIPVQPNPTIEYARKPLSFDTLLAMLQRMAV
- the tehA gene encoding dicarboxylate transporter/tellurite-resistance protein TehA, whose product is MNSNRGTIPVAFFGIAVGALAFANLWRVAIRLWHLPAAIGTLMTVAALVVWLVILAAYGQKWLTHAAEARAEMQHPVQSSFAALGPVSSLLAAQLLQPYAHTLALALFGVAVVAQLALGVYLHGRLWQGGRKPELVTPAIYLPTVAPSFVAGTAAAAFGFHQLGGLFFGVGLLSWLAIESLILHRAAVHEPLPDALRPLLGVQLAPPVVGGVTYLSLSSGTPDLFALALLGYGLYQALLLLRLLPWIRQQAFVPGYWAFSFGVAALPTMVLRMVERGATGPVEWAAPGLFIAANLIIAILVVKTLGLLVHGKLIPATATAAAGSRPASQAPAASRIVRAG
- a CDS encoding LysR family transcriptional regulator, whose product is MRPYLPLNALRAFESSARHLSFTRAALELNVTQAAVSQQVRTLEERLGTALFKRLPRGLAMTDEGLALRPVLTDAFDRIEAVLKQFEGGHFHEVLTVGVVGTFAVGWLMPRLKSFRDAHPFVELRLLTNNNLVDLATEGLDFAIRFGDGTWPGSLATRLLDAPLALLCTPEIAARLSKPEDLANETLLRSYRADDWISWFAAAGIPPRPIRGPVFDSSRLMVEAAMQGAGIALAPALMFDHEINTGRLVHPFEVEVHAGSYWLTWLKGKPITPAMLLFNRWIIKEAAAQAPN